In the genome of Bosea sp. BIWAKO-01, the window ATCGGCGAGGTCGAGGAAGCGCAGAGGCGCTACGACCGCGGTCTGCCCCGGCCTGCCTCGTCGCCGCGCTAGCGTTTTGCCCAGATTCGTGTATATCCCGCGCCAACCGGCCTTGCGGCTGGCTGCGCATCTCCTCCGCGATGAGGTGGATTGCGGGTTCCGGACCTTGCTGGACGACATCCCGGCCTGGCCCGCCAGATCAACATCCAACTGAAGGATCACACGATGTCGATTACGCCGGAGCGCAAGACGGCGCTCGTGAAGGAACATGCCACCAAGCCGAATGACACCGGTTCGCCGGAGGTCCAGGTCGCGATCCTGACGGAGCGCATCAACAACCTGACCGGTCACTTCAAGTCGCATGTCAAGGACAACCACTCGCGTCGCGGCCTGCTCAAGCTGGTTTCGCAGCGCCGTTCGTTGCTCGACTATCTCAAGGGCAAGAGCGAAGCGCGCTACAGGACGCTGATCGAGAAGCTCGGCATCCGCCGCTGATCGATCGCAAGAGCTTCCCGCCCGGCACCGATCGGTTCCGGGCGGTTTTTCCAGAGCATGATGCCGAAGGGTGGGAACCACTTTTTGGGCGACATGATGCTCCTACTCCAGGGTCTGGCCGCAATGGTGCGGCGCCCTGACTCCAACGCGGCGGCCGCATGGGTGGCTTAGCCGCAGGCCTCCGCCGGACGCCCCGACGTCCATGGCAGGATCGCCGAGCGCTCGGGCGCAATGCTCACCGTCTCCCGAGCTTTCCGCCGTCTTGCCCATGGGCTTGAGACGTCCGGACGTGTGCCACATCCGATCCGAAAGAGAACCATGTTCGACATCCAAACCGAAGAGCTGATCTGGGGCGGGCGCAAGCTCGTGCTCGAAACCGGCAAGGTCGCCCGCCAGGCCGACGGCGCCGTGCTCGCCACCTATGGCGAGACCGTCGTGCTCGCCACCGTCGTCTCGGCCAAGGAGCCGAAGCCGGGCTTCGACTTCTTCCCGCTGACCGTGAACTACCAGGAAAAGACCTTCGCAGCCGGCCGCATCCCGGGTGGCTACTTCAAGCGCGAAGGCCGTCCGAGCGAGAAGGAGACCCTGGTCTCCCGCCTGATCGACCGGCCGATCCGCCCG includes:
- the rpsO gene encoding 30S ribosomal protein S15: MSITPERKTALVKEHATKPNDTGSPEVQVAILTERINNLTGHFKSHVKDNHSRRGLLKLVSQRRSLLDYLKGKSEARYRTLIEKLGIRR